A genome region from Dickeya dadantii NCPPB 898 includes the following:
- a CDS encoding ABC transporter ATP-binding protein, translating to MNTLELYGIGKSFNAVTVLDGIDLQVAPGSRTAIVGPSGSGKTTLLRIIAGFEAPDSGSVRLQTRVVADARQWVPAHQRGIGFVPQDGALFPHFTVAQNIGFGLDGSKHDKQRRIDELMEMVSLDSRLASLWPHELSGGQQQRVALARALSQRPTLMLLDEPFSALDTGLRAATRQAVSALLAEAGVASILVTHDQAEALSFADQVAVMRQGRLVQVGSPQSLYLRPVDEAAAAFLGDTLVLSAQLKEGRAACALGDIAVDDNQSAGTVRIMLRPEQIQVTLAEPSAPPQAVVANIEFAGFVSTLRLRMTNSAQVIELKSVSREDIVVGCGVNLTVAGRAHRLD from the coding sequence ATGAATACGCTTGAACTTTATGGCATCGGCAAATCTTTCAATGCCGTCACGGTGTTGGACGGCATCGACTTGCAGGTTGCGCCGGGCAGCCGTACCGCGATTGTCGGCCCCTCCGGGTCCGGCAAGACAACGTTGCTGCGTATCATTGCCGGTTTCGAGGCGCCGGATAGCGGCAGCGTGCGGCTGCAAACGCGCGTGGTGGCGGATGCGCGCCAGTGGGTGCCGGCGCACCAGCGCGGCATTGGCTTTGTACCGCAGGACGGCGCGCTGTTTCCTCACTTTACCGTGGCGCAGAACATCGGTTTCGGGCTTGACGGCAGCAAACACGACAAACAGCGGCGTATTGATGAACTGATGGAGATGGTGTCGCTGGACTCGCGGCTGGCGTCACTGTGGCCGCATGAACTGTCCGGCGGTCAGCAGCAGCGGGTGGCGCTGGCGCGCGCGTTGTCTCAGCGTCCGACGTTGATGCTGCTGGATGAACCCTTCTCGGCGCTGGATACCGGCCTGCGCGCCGCCACCCGTCAGGCGGTGTCCGCCCTGCTGGCGGAGGCGGGCGTGGCGTCGATTCTGGTGACCCACGATCAGGCCGAGGCGCTGTCGTTTGCCGATCAGGTGGCGGTGATGCGACAGGGGAGGCTGGTGCAGGTGGGATCGCCGCAGTCGCTGTATCTGCGCCCGGTGGACGAAGCCGCCGCCGCGTTTCTTGGCGACACGCTGGTGCTGTCGGCGCAGCTAAAAGAGGGACGCGCCGCGTGCGCGCTGGGCGACATCGCGGTTGACGATAATCAGTCCGCCGGGACGGTGCGTATCATGCTGCGCCCGGAGCAGATTCAGGTCACGCTGGCCGAGCCATCGGCGCCGCCGCAGGCGGTGGTGGCAAACATCGAATTCGCCGGATTTGTGTCCACGCTGCGTCTGCGGATGACGAATAGCGCGCAGGTGATCGAACTAAAAAGCGTCAGCCGGGAAGACATCGTGGTCGGTTGCGGCGTCAACTTGACGGTAGCCGGGCGGGCGCATCGACTGGATTAG